The genomic window GGCCGGGACGGGCGCTTCGTCGGGGCTGGCGGTGGGCCATTTTGAATGGCTGGCGGCGATGATCGTGTTGCTGTTGGGCTGGGTCTTCGTGCCGTTTTACCTGCGCTCGAACGTGTACACGATGCCGGAGTTTTTGGAGCGGCGCTACAACGGCGCGTGCCGGACGTATCTGGCGACGGTTTCGCTGATCGCGTATGTCTTCACCAAAATCGCCGTGGCGCTGTTTGCCGGCGCGATTGTGTTGAAGGCGGTACTGGGCTGGGGCATGTGGCAAAGCACGCTGGCGCTGGTGGTGGCGACGGGGATTTATACAGTGGTCGGCGGGATGGCGGCGGTGATTTACACCGAAGTCATCCAAACGGTGATTCTGGTGGCCGGTGCGCTGGTGCTGATGTTCATCGGCTTGGATAAGGTAGGTGGTTGGCATGGGTTGCAGGCGAGCGTGCCGCCAGAGTTCTTTCACATGATGAAGCCATCTGCCGATAAGGAATTCCCGTGGACGGGCATTTTCTTTGGCGCGCCGATCTTGGGCATCTGGTACTGGTGCACCGATCAGGTCATCGTGCAGCGCACGCTGGCGGCCAAGAATATCGAACACGCGCGCGGCGGCACGATTGGCGCGGGCTTTTTGAAAATCCTGCCGGTCTTTATGCTGGTCGTGCCGGGGATGATCGCGCGGGCGCTCTACCCGCAAGAGATGGCGGCGGATTCCAACGCGGCCTTTCCGATTCTGGTGGTGCGGCTGATGCCCGTGGGTTTGCAGGGCGTGATGATCGCCGCGATGCTGGCGGCGCTGATGTCGAGTTTGAGCGCGGTGTTCAATTCCAGTTCGACCATCTTCACGATGGATTTTTATAAGGAGCTGCGGCCCGGCGCTTCGGAAAAGCAGTTGGTGAATGTCGGGCGGCTGGCAACGGTTGTGATGGTGGGGCTGGCGCTGTTGTGGATTCCGCTAATGGGGCGCATCAGCTCGCAGCTTTGGATTTATTTGCAGAGCGTGCAGGCTTATGTTTCGCCGCCGATTGCGGCGGTCTTCCTGTTCGGCATTGCGTGGCGGCGGGTGAATAGCCAGGGCGCGTTGGCTTCGTTGCTGGTCGGTTTCGCGCTGGGCGCGCTGCGATTCATACTGGAAGTCATTTACGCCGGTCAAACGCTGAGCGGGTTTCTAGGCTGGTTCGTAGGCATGAATTTCCTGCATTTTGCGGTGCTGATGTTCGTCATCTGCGTCGCGGTGTTGATCGTGGTCAGTTTATTAACGCCCGCACCGACTGACGCACAACTAGCCGGGTTGACCTTTGCGACGGCGCATTCGGTGGTGGCGATTGAGAGTGAAGCGGCCACGCCGGGACTGCGGCGCTGGAATCTGGCGTTTACAGCGGTGTTGGTGGCAATGGTCGTTGGATTGTGGCTTTATTTTGCTTGAGAGGTGGCGCGTGGTGAGCGGTGTTTGGGTTCGCAACTGTTTTTTGATAGTGGTGTTGTGCGGCAGTCTGTTGGCGGCCAGTGGTTGCAGCGATGCCGCAGCGGGCCAATCCGTTGCGCAGGTCAGCGCGCAGGCAACGGTCACGCCAACGCCTGCGCCAGAGACAAAGCCAATGCCAACCGGTGCATTGCCAAAAGCAGGTGTTGGCGTAGTGGATGAATTATTCACGCTGATGCACGCGGCCCACACGCGCCCGTCGTTTCGCGCGCGCATGGAAGCCGAAGTGAACGGCGAACCGAGCGGCTTTGATTTGGAATTCGTCGCGCCGGATCGTTACCGCATGGTCGGCAAAGGTTTCGAGTTCATCGTCATCGGCCATGAGGGTTACGTGAAGATGGAAAACCTCTGGCAAAAGGCCATGCGCGATGAGGCCGATGATTCGCACACCTTCAACGTCGGCAATGCGCCGGTCTTCTGGGGCACGACGGCGGCGGCCAAACTCAAACCACTCACGACGATCAAAAATGTCAGCGAAGTCGCGGGCGAAGGCCAGCCGCAAAAGCTGTTTGAATACGAGATGACAGGCGCGCTGGGTCACAAAGGCCACAACTTTTCACGCACCTGGGTGAGTCT from Acidobacteriota bacterium includes these protein-coding regions:
- a CDS encoding sodium/solute symporter (Members of the Solute:Sodium Symporter (SSS), TC 2.A.21 as described in tcdb.org, catalyze solute:Na+ symport. Known solutes for members of the family include sugars, amino acids, nucleosides, inositols, vitamins, urea or anions, depending on the system.), with the protein product MQVPLLLLQSLQTGGVARLVTIDYIVLALYFAVIFAIGWYFSRRERNTSDYFLAGRDVAWWAIAASLFSSNIGSEHFIGLAGTGASSGLAVGHFEWLAAMIVLLLGWVFVPFYLRSNVYTMPEFLERRYNGACRTYLATVSLIAYVFTKIAVALFAGAIVLKAVLGWGMWQSTLALVVATGIYTVVGGMAAVIYTEVIQTVILVAGALVLMFIGLDKVGGWHGLQASVPPEFFHMMKPSADKEFPWTGIFFGAPILGIWYWCTDQVIVQRTLAAKNIEHARGGTIGAGFLKILPVFMLVVPGMIARALYPQEMAADSNAAFPILVVRLMPVGLQGVMIAAMLAALMSSLSAVFNSSSTIFTMDFYKELRPGASEKQLVNVGRLATVVMVGLALLWIPLMGRISSQLWIYLQSVQAYVSPPIAAVFLFGIAWRRVNSQGALASLLVGFALGALRFILEVIYAGQTLSGFLGWFVGMNFLHFAVLMFVICVAVLIVVSLLTPAPTDAQLAGLTFATAHSVVAIESEAATPGLRRWNLAFTAVLVAMVVGLWLYFA